A window of the Choloepus didactylus isolate mChoDid1 chromosome 11, mChoDid1.pri, whole genome shotgun sequence genome harbors these coding sequences:
- the LOC119505894 gene encoding coiled-coil domain-containing protein 25-like isoform X2 codes for MVFYFTSSSVNSSAYTVYMGKDKYENEDLVKYGWSEDIWFHVDKLSSAHVYLRLHKGEKIEDIPKEVLMDCAHLVKANSTEGC; via the exons ATGGTGTTCTACTTCACCAGCAGCAGTGTTAATTCATCTGCTTACACTGTTTACATGGGAAAggataaatatgaaaatgaagaTCTAGTAAAGTATGGCTGGTCTGAAGATATTTGGTTTCATGTGGACAAACTCTCTTCGGCTCATGTATACCTTCGATTACATAAGGGGGAGAAGATAGAAGACATTCCAAAGGAAGTGTTGATGGACTGTGCACATCTTGTGAAGGCCAATAGCACTGAAG GATGTTAA
- the LOC119505894 gene encoding coiled-coil domain-containing protein 25-like isoform X1 gives MVFYFTSSSVNSSAYTVYMGKDKYENEDLVKYGWSEDIWFHVDKLSSAHVYLRLHKGEKIEDIPKEVLMDCAHLVKANSTEGCKMNNINVVYTPWSNLKKTADMDVGQIGFHRQKDVKIVTVEKKVNEILNRLEKIKMERFPDLAAEKECRDCEERNEKKAQIQEMKKREKEEMKKKREMDELRSYSSLMKVENMSSNQDGNDSDEFM, from the coding sequence ATGGTGTTCTACTTCACCAGCAGCAGTGTTAATTCATCTGCTTACACTGTTTACATGGGAAAggataaatatgaaaatgaagaTCTAGTAAAGTATGGCTGGTCTGAAGATATTTGGTTTCATGTGGACAAACTCTCTTCGGCTCATGTATACCTTCGATTACATAAGGGGGAGAAGATAGAAGACATTCCAAAGGAAGTGTTGATGGACTGTGCACATCTTGTGAAGGCCAATAGCACTGAAGGCTGCAAGATGAACAACatcaatgtggtatatacaccgtGGTCTAACCTGAAGAAAACAGCTGACATGGATGTGGGACAGATAGGCTTTCACAGGCAAAAGGATGTTAAAATTGTGACAGTGGAGAAGAAAGTGAATGAGATACTGAATCGATTAGAAAAGATCAAAATGGAGCGGTTCCCAGACCTAGCAGCAGAGAAAGAATGCAGAGACTGTGAagagaggaatgaaaaaaaagcccaaattcaggaaatgaaaaagagagaaaaagaagaaatgaagaagaagagggaaatggaTGAACTTAGAAGCTATTCATCATTAATGAAAGTTGAGAATATGTCTTCAAATCAGGATGGCAATGATTCAGATGAATTCATGTGA